The nucleotide sequence GTCTCCGACATCATCAAGGTGGTCTCGCCCGACACGTTCGAGCGGCCGATCTACGCCGGCAACGCGATCCAGACCGTGCAGGCGCCGGGCCCGAAGCGGGTGATCACGGTGCGGACCGCGGCCTTCAAGCCGGCAGGCGAGGGCGGCGCGTCCGCCGCCGTCGAGGCCGTCTCGGCCGCCGCGCCGGAGGCCGGCGGCTCGTCGTTCAAGGGCGAGGAGATCGCCAAGTCCGACCGTCCGGAACTGGCCTCGGCCAAGTTCATCGTGTCGGGCGGCCGCTCGCTGGGATCGGCCGAGAAGTTCAGGGAGCTGATCGAGCCGCTGGCCGACGCGCTCGGCGCCGCGGTCGGCGCCTCGCGCGCGGCGGTCGATGCCGGCTACGCCCCGAACGACTGGCAGGTCGGCCAGACCGGCAAGGTCGTGGCCCCCGACCTCTACGTGGCCGTCGGCATCTCGGGCGCGATCCAGCACCTGGCCGGCATGAAGGACTCGAAGGTGATCGTGGCGATCAACAAGGACGAGGACGCGCCGATCTTCCAGGTGGCCGATTACGGCCTCGTGGGCGACCTGTTCCAGGTGGTGCCGGACTTGCAGGCCGAGATCGCCAAGGCGAAGGACTGATCGCGGAGCGGCCGGCACCCTCGGACGGTCCGGACGGAACGCGGCGCCGCCGGAGGAACCCTCCGGCGGCCAGCGCGCGTGATCGGTCGGGCGCACGCCGAGGGTTTCGCCGGTCCGCGAACGCGGGCTAGAAGACTTCTGGATCACGGGGCGGCCGGCGCGTCGCGGCTCTCGTGTTCCAAACGGGTCGGCCATCGGTCCGGCTGCGGGGAAGGACTCGGATCGGGACATGACTATCGACATCAATCGGGTCGGCATCATCGGCGCGGGACAGATGGGCAGCGGGATCGCGCAGGTCTGCGCGGCCGCGGGCCTCGACGTGCGCCTGAACGACCGCGAGGCGGACCGGATTGAGGCGGGGCTGGGCACCATCGACGCCAGCCTCGCCAAGCTCGTCTCGAAGGGCGCGATCGACGAGGCGACCAGCCGGAGCGCGCGCGAGCGGATCAAGCCGGCGCGCAGCTTCGCGGATCTCGGCGACTGCGACCTCGTGATCGAGGCGGCCACCGAGAACGAGGCGGTCAAGCGCGAGATCTTCTCGACGCTCTGTGCCTCGCTGAAGCCCGACGCGGTGGTGGCGACCAACACCTCGTCGATCTCGATCACGCGGCTCGCCGCCGCGACCGACCGCCCCGAGCGCTTCATCGGCATCCATTTCATGAACCCGGTGCCGGTGATGCAGCTCGTGGAGCTGATCCGCGGCATCGCGACCGAGGACCAGACCTACGAGTCCGCCAAGGCCTTCATCGCCAAGCTCGGCAAGACCTCGACCATGTCCGAGGACTTCCCGGCCTTCATCGTCAACCGCATCCTGCTGCCGATGATCAACGAGGCGATCTACACGCTCTACGAGGGCGTGGGCTCTGT is from Methylobacterium radiodurans and encodes:
- a CDS encoding electron transfer flavoprotein subunit alpha/FixB family protein, whose amino-acid sequence is MTTLLYVEHANGQIKDGSLKALTAAKELGQPVHALVLGSGSKAAAEAAAKLDGVEKVLNSEESLYDHDLAEPVGALIAAIAEPYEAIVAAATTTGKNVLPRAAALLDVAQVSDIIKVVSPDTFERPIYAGNAIQTVQAPGPKRVITVRTAAFKPAGEGGASAAVEAVSAAAPEAGGSSFKGEEIAKSDRPELASAKFIVSGGRSLGSAEKFRELIEPLADALGAAVGASRAAVDAGYAPNDWQVGQTGKVVAPDLYVAVGISGAIQHLAGMKDSKVIVAINKDEDAPIFQVADYGLVGDLFQVVPDLQAEIAKAKD
- a CDS encoding 3-hydroxybutyryl-CoA dehydrogenase — encoded protein: MTIDINRVGIIGAGQMGSGIAQVCAAAGLDVRLNDREADRIEAGLGTIDASLAKLVSKGAIDEATSRSARERIKPARSFADLGDCDLVIEAATENEAVKREIFSTLCASLKPDAVVATNTSSISITRLAAATDRPERFIGIHFMNPVPVMQLVELIRGIATEDQTYESAKAFIAKLGKTSTMSEDFPAFIVNRILLPMINEAIYTLYEGVGSVESIDTAMRLGANHPMGPLQLADFIGLDTCLSVMQVLYDGLADSKYRPCPLLVKYVEAGWLGRKTKRGFYDYRGPTPVPTR